The region CTTCAAAAGATAGTGCATGTTGAACCAGTAGATTTAAGTTATTTCTTCGCTGTTCTCCTCCTGGCATAGCATAGACAAAAAGATCATATCCAGTTTCTTTAAAAAACTCTAAAATAATCTCATGAACCGGAAGGTATATAGCCTTTTCTCTTAATTTATCATAAGTAGCAAAAAAACGCTTTAACTTCTCTCCCGTTTCTATTAAGTTTTTGTCCATAGAAACTGTCTTCTCTGCGCTGCTTTTTTCATACATCAAATCTGCTTGAATAATACTGTCATAAACCGGTTGAGTTTCTTCCGGTTGAGTTACTTCGTCTTGTATTTCCAAATAATTTAAAGCACATTCTCTTGCAGCATCATAAATAGATAACTTCTCTGCTCCCTTTCCCGGTTTCACTCTAAGAAATGATAATTGTTCTGCACTTAATCCTACAATTGGAGAATAAAGAATAGCGGTTAACGGGGCATCTTGCCTTGGATTATCAAGTATTCTAAGATAATTTAAAACAGTTTTTACTTCCAAAGTCTGAAAATACCCTGTCTGCGTATCAGAATATGCTGGAATCCCTTCCTGTTTTAATATTTCAGTAAAGGTCTCTGACCAACCAGACATTGTACGTAATAAAATAACGATATCACGGTACTGACAACGCTTTAGGTCCTGTTCCTCTCCGTTTCTTTTCGTTACTGAGAATCCTCTCTCCCCATGCACTAATTGCTTTATACGCATAGCAACAGCCTTCGCTTCCAATTCTCGCTTGCTAAGCTCTATTGCATCCTCTTCTAACGCCATCACATCCAACCGATCCATAGAATCCGGTATCGAAGCTTCCTCTTCTTTTAAATCTAGAATAATAAGTTCTGTCTTTGTGTCCGAGAATAGAAAAGAGGTGTTGTCTAAATCCATCCCTATCTCTGGAAATTGTGCACCAGGGTAAAGTGAGACCTCTTTGGTATATTCAATTCCTCCCATGGCTTTTGTCATAATCTTTTCAAAGACTCCGTTAATGCTATCTAGCACTTCCGCTCTGCTTCGAAAGTTCTTACTTAAATCAATACGACGATATAATCCTTCCTCCGTCGAATACTGCTCGTATTTTTCCATAAACAGTTCTGGTCTTGCCATACGGAATTTATAAATACTCTGCTTCACATCACCAACCATAAATACGTTCGGACATCCTCTAGTAACCTTAGAAATACTACTTAAGATATATTCCTGAACATAGTTACTATCTTGATATTCATCAATCATAATCTCTACAAATTGTTCGCTCATCTCAGTTGCAACTTTTGTAGGAACAAGATTCCCATCCTCTTTTGTAACTAGGATATTAAGTGCAAAGTGCTCAATATCTGAAAAATCTACAAGATTATTCTCTTCCTTCGAAGCATCTAGTCGTTCTAAAAAGTCATGAGTAAGTGATAACAATACCAACATAGGCCTACGGACTTTTCTCATATCCGTAAGCATGTCCTCCATTGGTTGAAAAAAGAAATCGTCAGATAAATCAGAAAGTATCTTTTTTACCATCTGACGTATTGCCTTTACTTCTTCTTTTCTTTCCTCTGTTGCATCCGGCCATTTTTTCGTAGATAACCTCGCAAATGTTATGTTAGAAAATGCATCCTGATACTCTTCGTACGAATGCTGTGAACCTGCATCAGAGTTAAGGAGCCTTTCTATTATCTCTTGATCTGATAATAATGCATCCAGATAAGGCTTTGGTCCATCCGGGTAATTCGTAATCTCGATTGCTTTTGCACACAAATCAGAAGCCTCACGAAGGATTGCCTTAACATATTGAAGGAGTTGTTTCATCCAGCTAGTTTGATTGATATCTTCTGCTGTCTCAACTAAGAAATCCTTTTCTCTCTCCTCCAGCCATTCATGCGGATAAGGATAACTTTGCGAAAATTGATATAGCTTTAATATAAAATTCTCAATTGGCTCATCTGATTTTGAAGCAGAATAACATTCCACAAATTCTAAAAAATCTTCAGCACCTTCCTCATACTTTTCTTCCAATAAAGTAGCTAATACATCAGATTTTAATAACATTAATTCTGCTTCCTCTGCAATCCGAAACGAAGGGTCTAGGTCAATGGTATGAAAATGATTTCGAATTACCGATAAGCAAAAACTATCAATTGTGGTGATTTGAGCACTATATAAAAGTGTCAGCTGTTTTTGCAGATGAACATTGTCAGGCTGCTCCAATACCTTCTTTTCAATCGCAGCGCCAATACGTTCCCTCATCTCTCCAGCTGCTGCCTTTGTAAATGTAACAATAAGCAATTGATCAATATTAATCGGAGAGTTTTCGGACGTAATCCGATTGATTATGCGCTCTACTAGAACAGCAGTTTTTCCAGAACCTGCAGCTGCAGAAACTAAAAGATTGCAATCTCTAGTATCAATTACCTTCTGTTGCCCCGGTGTCCAACTCGTCTTTGCCAAAAAACTCATCCTCCTTTTTGATTAAATTCCAAACTTCCTCTTTATTTAATGTCTTTAAATTACGATACGAAAAACCACTCACTTTACAGTCAAATCCACAAACAGATTGGAAGGAACAATAAGTACAGGCATTTCGATTCTTGGCCCTATAAGGATTATGCCTGACTTTTCCCTCCATGATTTGCTCACTGAAACGATGCATCAGATCTTTGATATAGTCCGTCAATGTAATAAGTTCTTCTTCTTTTGCTACGGAAGATCTCTTTGTAAAAGTTCCATCCTTCCCAGTCTCTACCGGGATTACTGTTGATTTTGTCGAGGGCGCAAGTTCTCCCTCATCTCCACAAAAGCTAGTATCAAGAAGCGGCACTACAACCTTAGATGCATTCACAAGTCCGTTCATCGCTAACTTCTTCTCAATATCCTCCTCTACGGAGCTAGATTTTGTAACAATGGGATCATCTAAATTATAATAAAATACTCCAGCTGGATGTATCTCATGATTTGGATACTGCTCTTTCATTAATTCCATAGCAGCACTTAAGTAAACACCTAACTGCAATTGCAAACCATAGTATAAATTCATTAAGTCGAAGGATGTACTACCTGATTTATAGTCAATAACTTTAACATAAAGTTTACCGTCCTGTTCATATAAATCCACACGGTCAATTCGTCCTCGTAAGTTTAGATATCGATCCGCATGAGAAAAATATTGCTC is a window of Lachnoclostridium phytofermentans ISDg DNA encoding:
- the addA gene encoding helicase-exonuclease AddAB subunit AddA, with the protein product MAKTSWTPGQQKVIDTRDCNLLVSAAAGSGKTAVLVERIINRITSENSPINIDQLLIVTFTKAAAGEMRERIGAAIEKKVLEQPDNVHLQKQLTLLYSAQITTIDSFCLSVIRNHFHTIDLDPSFRIAEEAELMLLKSDVLATLLEEKYEEGAEDFLEFVECYSASKSDEPIENFILKLYQFSQSYPYPHEWLEEREKDFLVETAEDINQTSWMKQLLQYVKAILREASDLCAKAIEITNYPDGPKPYLDALLSDQEIIERLLNSDAGSQHSYEEYQDAFSNITFARLSTKKWPDATEERKEEVKAIRQMVKKILSDLSDDFFFQPMEDMLTDMRKVRRPMLVLLSLTHDFLERLDASKEENNLVDFSDIEHFALNILVTKEDGNLVPTKVATEMSEQFVEIMIDEYQDSNYVQEYILSSISKVTRGCPNVFMVGDVKQSIYKFRMARPELFMEKYEQYSTEEGLYRRIDLSKNFRSRAEVLDSINGVFEKIMTKAMGGIEYTKEVSLYPGAQFPEIGMDLDNTSFLFSDTKTELIILDLKEEEASIPDSMDRLDVMALEEDAIELSKRELEAKAVAMRIKQLVHGERGFSVTKRNGEEQDLKRCQYRDIVILLRTMSGWSETFTEILKQEGIPAYSDTQTGYFQTLEVKTVLNYLRILDNPRQDAPLTAILYSPIVGLSAEQLSFLRVKPGKGAEKLSIYDAARECALNYLEIQDEVTQPEETQPVYDSIIQADLMYEKSSAEKTVSMDKNLIETGEKLKRFFATYDKLREKAIYLPVHEIILEFFKETGYDLFVYAMPGGEQRRNNLNLLVQHALSFEESSYHGLFQFIRYIERLLKFEIDYGEAGGLSENDNAVRIMSIHKSKGLEFPVVILAGMGKQFNTMDAREKIVLHADYGIGPECIDYQLRTKCPTLLKQVIKKNIVLDNLGEELRVLYVALTRAKEKLIMIGSANDANDVFDKWRQDSTPGVTPLRFQTLAMAKDYFSFVGPAALYDSRIRVITLTPNDLLEDEYEKQTDIKNKQEELNPYNFLQSFEEESDEQSDEERSDEERSDGEQSDGEQSDGEQPRKDLLTKLSFRYPYEHEAMLPIKTTVSELKKLSQQVDEELTETFTQVKDELTKTWPQVDEELTEKYPQVEELIETSPPVKEESQMLIEPTIPKFLKEEKELRGTERGNLYHKILELIDFSDNKTKLNLREFVSQLANRGLIQEESISSINFERLSRFFESELYQRIQIAYQKGYLYREQPFVIGIPVREISTQKFVRTTQAQASSILSKNEDFSHANLCSCPNSQDYENDDLVLIQGIIDVYFEEEDGIVLVDYKTDAVGELGEEELIRRYQEQIRYYERALNQLLDKTVKEKIIYSFSLGKEIRIKS